DNA sequence from the Candidatus Limnocylindrales bacterium genome:
GTTCTTCGGCCGTATCGGCGACTTCGTCCAGTACGAATCCAGCCCGGCGCTGGTGGCCGCCTACTTCTTCCTCCGCATCCCCGAGGTCCTGGTCGAGGTCTTTCCTGCCGCCGCGCTGCTGGCGGTCATGCTCAGCGTGGGATCGATGGTGCGCTTCAACGAGGTGCTGGCGTTGCAGAGCTGCGGCGTCAACGTGCTGCGGCTGGCCCGGCCGCTGCTGATGGCCAGCATCATCCTGAGCGTGGCGACGCTGCTGTGGAACGAGACCATCGTGCCGCCGTCGGCAGCGCGCGCGCGCAACGTCAAGGACCTCGGCATCAAGGGCCTGCGCGACCGCGGCCTGCTCGACGCGACCTCGCTGTGGTTCCAGCTTCCGGAGGGTTTCCTCAAGATCGAATATTTCGATGCCACGCGCGAGATCCTGCACGGCGTGACGCTGCACGTGCTCGACGAGAGCTTTCGCGTTTCGCGTCTGGTCGAGGTCTCCTCGGCGATCTGGCGCGGCGGGCGCTGGGAGCTCGGCGAAGGCACCGTGCGAACGTTCGCGCCCGGCGGCGGCTTCGCCTACCGGCCGTTGCAGGGCGGTGAGCTCGAGCTGGTGGGAACGCCGTCGGACTTCCGCAGGAAAACTCCGCGTCCGGACGAGTTCAACTTCCTCCAGCTTCGCCAGCGGATCCGCATGCTCGAGGCCAAGGGGCTCGATCCGGCCGAGTTCCAGACCGACCTTCAGTTCAAGCTCGCGCTGCCGATGTCGGGCGTGATCACGGTGCTGCTCGGCTTGCCGCTGGCGCTGCGCAGCTCGCGCCGCGGGGGCGGGATGGCGGCGCAGCTCATCACCGGAGTCGCCGTCGTCTTTCTCTACTGGCTGACGCAGGCGATCTCGGTCTCGGCCGGCCATGCCGGCGCGCTGCCGCCGGTGATTGCCGCGTGGACGGCCAACGTGCTGTTCGTGCTCGTCGGCGGCCTGCTGGCGCTGCGAACGTAAGGGCGAGCGCGGACGCAGCGTGGCAACTGCGCGCACGCGAGCGCCGGTGCCACCGGAGCGCGGCCGATCGAGCCGGGCGGAGCCGGCGAGCGCACGACGCGGCGACGGCGCTCAGGCCGTCCGCGCGCGAAGCGGCGTCTCGTCCGTGCACCATGCGCCGGTTTCGTCGCGCTCGAGCATGGTGATCCGTCCGTCTTCGAGCCGGTAGACGCGGTCGGCCACCGCCAGCAACGCCGGCTGGTGCGAGATCGCCAGGATCGTGGTCTTGCCGCGCAGTGCGCGCACGGTCGCGTGGATCTCGGCCTCGCTGCCCGGATCGAGCGCCGCGGTGGCCTCGTCGAGGATGACCAGGCGCGGCCGGTGCACGAGGGCGCGCGCGATGGAGATGCGCTGGCGCTGCCCGCCGGACAATCGCGCGCCGCGCTCGCCGAGCGGCGTATCCATTCCCTGCGGCAGCTCGCACACGAAGTCCCACGCCCCGGCCGCGCGCAGGGCTTCTTCGACGTCGGCTTCGGTGACCTGCGGATCGCCGAGCGTGACGTTCGTCCGCACGCTCTCGTGCAGCAGCAGCATCTCCTGCGGCACGTAGCCGACCATGTGCCGCCAGCCCATGATGTCGACCTCCGACAGCGGCAGATCGTCCAGGTAGGTCTCGCCGCGCTGCGGCCGCACCAGGCCGAGCACCAGATCGGCGATCGTGGTCTTGCCGGCGCCGGAGGGGCCGATGACCGCGGTGATCTCGCCGGCAGGAATGGCCAGCGAGACGCCGCGCAGGAGCGGCCGCTCGCCGTACGCGAAATCCACGTCCCGCAACGAGACCGCGCGCTCGAAAGACGGCTCGCGCGTGCCGGTGTTGGTCTCGGCCTCGCGATCGGAGTCGGCGATGGTCTTGCGGATCGACCAGAACGCGCTCTCCGTGGCCGTCATCGCCTGATAGAACTTCTGCGCCTTGTTGAGCGAGAACAGCGCGCGGGCGAACACCAGCGCCAGCACGATGACGCTGTCGAGCTGGAGCGCCCAGATCTGTGTGGCCGCGAACAGGCCGCCGGCCAGCGAGACGACGATGAACGGCTCCTGCAGCGCGCGCACCGCTTCCTTGCTCAGCACCTGGCGCCGCAGCACGCGGTTGAGCCGCTGCGTCTCGCCTTCGAGCAGCGGCGCGATCAGCGGCTCGCGGCCCATCGCCTTCAGCGGCTTGACCGCGTAGAGCACGTCGGAGAGGCGCCCGAGCACGGCGCGCATGATGTTGGTCTGCTTCTTTCCGGCGCGGCGCGTGGTGCGCACCAGCCGTCCGAGCGTCGTCACCGACACGATGCCGACCAGCGCCGAGGCCAGTGCCGTCTGCCAGGAGATCATGACGGCGACCGCGCCGTACAGGAGCGTCTCGATGACCTGCGCCACCATCAGCGCACCGTTCAGGTAGGCGTCGGCGGCGCGTGAGGCCTCGGTCGCGAACGAGTTGGAGAGCATGCCCACGGGCTGTCGCACGTAGTAGGGCCAGCGCGCCGCCAGCACTGAGCGCAGCAGCTCGAGGCGAAGATCGGTGGCGACGTGGGCGACGGTGTAGCCGACCTGCTTCTGCGCGATCAGCACCAGCGCAGCCTTGACGACGCTGCCGGTCATGATGATGCCGAGCAGCACTTCGACGGTCGGAGTCAGCCCGACCGTGGACAGCAGCCGCCGAAGCGTGAGCTCCAGCCCCGTCGGCTCGCCGCCGGAATCGGTGACCATGCCCAGCAGCGGAAGCATGCTCGAAAGCCCCACGCCTTCGGCCATCGCAGCCAGCGACAGGCATACGAGCATCAGAACGCTGCGACCGGGATAACGGCGGCCGAAGACCAGAAGAAGGCGCATGAGGCGAACTTGGTGCCGACCTACAGCGGGCGCCCCCGGCCGTCAACAGCGCCGGGCGCTGCGCAGGATGTGCGCTCGCCACTTTCGCGGTCGCCGACTAAGATCGGCCGTCGCAAGGATGCAGCCGTGTGCACCGGCTGCTTGCGCGCACGTCGCGATGATCGGTTTTCTGTCGGGCAGTTTCGTCAACGAGCAGATCCATGGGCGCGGCGCCGGCCGGCCGCCGGGGCAGCGCCCGCAGCCCGACTGCGTCGTGCTTGCGCCGCGTGCCGGCAGCGCGCCGAGCCAGCGCGAGCCCGTGCGCATCTTCGTCGGCACCGAGCCCGGGCAGTACCGCGCCGAGCGCGTGTTCGTGCACTCGGTGGATCGGACGCGCGATCCGGCACGGCGATACGAGATCTACCTGATGCGCGATCTGGTCGGCTTCGACCGCGCCAGATGGCTCACGGGCTTCACCAACTACCGCTTCGCGATCCCGCATTTCGCCGGCAACCGCGGCCGCGCCATCTACAACGACGTCGACCAGATCTATCTCGGCGATCCTGCCGAGCTCTTCGACATGGAAATGGACGGCGCCGGCTTCCTCGCGCTGAGCGACAAGGACACGGCCGTCATGCTCATCGACTGCGAGCGCATGGCGCCGATCTGGCGCATCGAGGACGCGCGCAAGGAGCGGCGCAAGGCGCTCGAGGCCAGGTCTCGCAGCGCCGGCGTGTGGGGCCCGCTGCCGCGCCAGTGGCATTGCCGCGACGAGGAGTATCGCGCGGGCTGGTCGAAGGTCCTGCACTACACCACGATTCACGAGCAGCCCTGGCAGCCTTTCCCGCGGGTGTTCGCATACCAGCCGAACGCGGTGGGGTACGTCTGGCACGACATGGAGCGCGAAGCGCGCCGGATCGGAGCCCACGTGTTCACTCGCGAGCGGCCGAGCCCGCGCTTCCAGGCGCTGGCTGCGCACGCTGCTGCGGGCGATGTGCCGATGCCGGTCACGACTTCCCCCGTTGGCGACGCAGTGCCGGACGTCATCGCCGCCTCTTCCGCGAAGACCGCGCTCGAGGTCGGCTGGCGCCGCGACGGTGTCTGCGGCGCCGACCTGGCAGCGGTCGTCGGAGATGCACAACGCTGCGCCTACGCCAGCGTGCTCGACCTCGCCTCCACGGCATTGGCGTTGCGCTGCGACGCCGTGGTCTGCCGGCGCGGACTCGAGCAGCTTCCGAGCGAGGACGTGCCGTGGGTGATCGAGGAGCTGTTCGAGCGCGCCGGGCGTGTCGTGCACATCGAGGTCGATGCATCCTCCCACGCGTTGCGCGCAGCCGCCGTGCACGAGGGCCCGCGCGGCGAGAGCTGGTGGGACGAAGTCGTCACCGAAGCGGCTGCGCGCCATCCGCACGTGCGCTGGCAGCTGGCGGTGCAGGGCGGCCCGGCACGGCTCGTCGTGCGCCGCGGCGGGCCGCGGCCGGACGGAAAGCCGCCGGCAGTGTGGATCCTCGCCGACCACAAGCTCGGGCACACGACGCAGTCCGTGGGCCTGGCCAGCGCGCTGGGCTGGCCGTACGAGATCAAGCGGCTCGCGTTCAACGCGCTTCAAAAGCTCGACAACCGTCTGCTCGGCGCCAAGCTTCTCAGCCTCGACGCTCGCCGCTCCGACCCGCTGACGCCGCCGTGGCCGGACCTCGTGATCGCCACCGGCCGGACCGTGGCGCCGATCGCGCGCTGGATCGGCGAGCAGAGCGGCGGCCGCAGCCGCATCGTGCAGATGGGCCGCCGCGGCGCGCTTGCGCGCGCCGACGCCTTCGACCTCAGCGTCGTCTGCGGCTTCTTCGGCTATCCGGTGCATCCGCGCCGCTTCGAGACGCTGGCGCCGCTGACGGCCATCGACGAT
Encoded proteins:
- a CDS encoding LptF/LptG family permease, yielding MGLERQAPGPLVSVLGRYLVGLYLRVFALCLTSGVGLLLVVQFFGRIGDFVQYESSPALVAAYFFLRIPEVLVEVFPAAALLAVMLSVGSMVRFNEVLALQSCGVNVLRLARPLLMASIILSVATLLWNETIVPPSAARARNVKDLGIKGLRDRGLLDATSLWFQLPEGFLKIEYFDATREILHGVTLHVLDESFRVSRLVEVSSAIWRGGRWELGEGTVRTFAPGGGFAYRPLQGGELELVGTPSDFRRKTPRPDEFNFLQLRQRIRMLEAKGLDPAEFQTDLQFKLALPMSGVITVLLGLPLALRSSRRGGGMAAQLITGVAVVFLYWLTQAISVSAGHAGALPPVIAAWTANVLFVLVGGLLALRT
- a CDS encoding ABC transporter ATP-binding protein, yielding MRLLLVFGRRYPGRSVLMLVCLSLAAMAEGVGLSSMLPLLGMVTDSGGEPTGLELTLRRLLSTVGLTPTVEVLLGIIMTGSVVKAALVLIAQKQVGYTVAHVATDLRLELLRSVLAARWPYYVRQPVGMLSNSFATEASRAADAYLNGALMVAQVIETLLYGAVAVMISWQTALASALVGIVSVTTLGRLVRTTRRAGKKQTNIMRAVLGRLSDVLYAVKPLKAMGREPLIAPLLEGETQRLNRVLRRQVLSKEAVRALQEPFIVVSLAGGLFAATQIWALQLDSVIVLALVFARALFSLNKAQKFYQAMTATESAFWSIRKTIADSDREAETNTGTREPSFERAVSLRDVDFAYGERPLLRGVSLAIPAGEITAVIGPSGAGKTTIADLVLGLVRPQRGETYLDDLPLSEVDIMGWRHMVGYVPQEMLLLHESVRTNVTLGDPQVTEADVEEALRAAGAWDFVCELPQGMDTPLGERGARLSGGQRQRISIARALVHRPRLVILDEATAALDPGSEAEIHATVRALRGKTTILAISHQPALLAVADRVYRLEDGRITMLERDETGAWCTDETPLRARTA
- a CDS encoding ELM1/GtrOC1 family putative glycosyltransferase, whose protein sequence is MIGFLSGSFVNEQIHGRGAGRPPGQRPQPDCVVLAPRAGSAPSQREPVRIFVGTEPGQYRAERVFVHSVDRTRDPARRYEIYLMRDLVGFDRARWLTGFTNYRFAIPHFAGNRGRAIYNDVDQIYLGDPAELFDMEMDGAGFLALSDKDTAVMLIDCERMAPIWRIEDARKERRKALEARSRSAGVWGPLPRQWHCRDEEYRAGWSKVLHYTTIHEQPWQPFPRVFAYQPNAVGYVWHDMEREARRIGAHVFTRERPSPRFQALAAHAAAGDVPMPVTTSPVGDAVPDVIAASSAKTALEVGWRRDGVCGADLAAVVGDAQRCAYASVLDLASTALALRCDAVVCRRGLEQLPSEDVPWVIEELFERAGRVVHIEVDASSHALRAAAVHEGPRGESWWDEVVTEAAARHPHVRWQLAVQGGPARLVVRRGGPRPDGKPPAVWILADHKLGHTTQSVGLASALGWPYEIKRLAFNALQKLDNRLLGAKLLSLDARRSDPLTPPWPDLVIATGRTVAPIARWIGEQSGGRSRIVQMGRRGALARADAFDLSVVCGFFGYPVHPRRFETLAPLTAIDDAVLTSAGQRWRDLFADMPRPHVALLVGGSSAAHRLDGPTAARMAAQVAEKARDAGGSLYIVTSPRTGEAATAALRQAVARIGEHARLYEWKRGDDGNPYMGCLAVADVLVVTADSESMLAEAAATDRPLYIYPVPTVEGGWQRRMRGRIVQRASARPRKAKGTVRPQQGLEYVCARMIERGIVRPPRNIAELHRRLVAEGHARFFGEALDLTRRVPLRELAAVAERVRALLGVPPAGHSS